The following are encoded in a window of Citrobacter freundii genomic DNA:
- the mgrA gene encoding L-glyceraldehyde 3-phosphate reductase, with amino-acid sequence MVYHADENRYQTMEYRRCGQSGLKLPVISLGLWHNFGDTTQVENSRSLLQRAFDLGITHFDLANNYGPPPGSAERNFGRLLQEDFLPWRDELIISTKAGYTMWDGPYGDWGSRKYLIASLDQSLKRMGLEYVDIFYHHRPDPETPLTETMKALDHIVRQGKALYVGLSNYPADLARQAIEILDDLGTPCLIHQPKYSMFERWVEGGLLSLLQEKGVGSIAFSPLAGGQLTDRYLNGIPADSRAASGSRFLNPDQITPEKLEKVRQLNAMAERRGQKLSQMALAWVLREDKVTSVLIGASKTAQIEDAVGMLANRHLSAEECAEIDAILNCLK; translated from the coding sequence ATGGTTTATCACGCGGATGAAAATCGCTATCAGACAATGGAGTACCGCCGCTGCGGTCAGAGCGGACTCAAGCTACCGGTTATCTCTCTGGGCTTATGGCACAATTTTGGCGACACCACGCAGGTAGAAAACAGCCGAAGCCTGCTACAGCGCGCGTTCGATCTGGGGATCACCCATTTTGATCTCGCCAATAACTACGGCCCACCACCGGGCTCTGCCGAGCGAAATTTTGGCCGTCTTTTGCAGGAAGATTTTTTACCGTGGCGGGATGAACTCATTATTTCCACCAAGGCGGGCTACACCATGTGGGATGGCCCCTACGGCGACTGGGGTTCGCGTAAATACCTGATTGCCAGCCTCGACCAGAGCCTGAAACGTATGGGTCTGGAGTACGTGGATATCTTCTACCATCATCGTCCCGATCCCGAAACGCCGCTCACAGAAACCATGAAGGCGCTGGATCACATTGTTCGCCAGGGAAAAGCGCTGTATGTCGGGCTGTCTAACTATCCCGCCGACCTTGCCAGACAGGCGATTGAGATCCTCGACGACTTAGGTACCCCGTGCCTGATTCATCAGCCGAAATATTCCATGTTTGAACGTTGGGTTGAAGGGGGATTGTTGTCACTGTTGCAGGAAAAAGGCGTGGGCAGTATCGCTTTCTCTCCGCTGGCGGGCGGGCAGTTAACCGACCGTTACCTGAACGGGATCCCGGCGGATTCTCGTGCGGCAAGCGGTAGCCGTTTTCTCAACCCGGATCAGATAACGCCAGAGAAACTGGAAAAAGTCCGCCAGCTGAACGCAATGGCTGAGCGTCGGGGACAAAAGCTCTCCCAAATGGCCCTGGCCTGGGTGTTGCGAGAAGACAAAGTCACCTCAGTGTTGATTGGTGCCAGTAAAACAGCGCAAATTGAAGATGCTGTTGGCATGCTGGCAAACCGTCATTTGTCTGCAGAAGAATGCGCGGAGATTGACGCCATCCTGAATTGTTTGAAATAA
- a CDS encoding alpha-keto acid decarboxylase family protein, whose translation MQTAYSVADYLLDRLAGCGVGHLFGVPGDYNLQFLDHVIDHPDVRWVGCANELNAAYAADGYARVAGAGALLTTFGVGELSAINGIAGSYAEYVPVLQIVGAPCSGAQRRGELMHHTLGDGDFLHFYRMHQAVTAASAVLDAQNACYEIDRVLRVMLTERRPGYLMLPADVAKQPATPPQDRLIIPLSESESSVVAAFRYQARERLLDSSRVALLADFLAQRFGLQPVLQRWMAETPMAHATLLMGKGLFDERHPAFVGTYSAGASSEYVRRAIEDADTVICVGTCFVDTLTAGFTQCLPQERTIEVQPHASRVGSQWFNIPMEQAVTTLRELCLELSFSLPPERPPVGRRQVEKGPLTQENFWYTVQQYLAADDIILVDQGTAAFGAATLSLPSGAEVLVQPLWGSIGYSLPAALGAQTAYPDRRVILIIGDGAAQLTIQELGTMLRDGQTPVILLLNNDGYTVERAIHGANQRYNDIAGWNWTQVPLALSRECQAECWRVTQAVQLEEVLARLARPQRLSLIEVMLPKADLPELLRTVTRALEARNGG comes from the coding sequence ATGCAAACCGCGTATTCCGTTGCTGATTACCTGCTGGACAGACTGGCAGGGTGTGGTGTTGGCCATCTTTTTGGTGTGCCGGGCGATTATAATTTGCAGTTTCTTGACCACGTGATTGACCACCCCGACGTGCGTTGGGTTGGCTGCGCAAACGAATTAAATGCGGCTTATGCGGCGGATGGCTATGCCCGGGTCGCCGGGGCAGGGGCGCTTCTCACCACCTTTGGCGTTGGGGAGTTAAGCGCCATTAATGGAATCGCAGGCAGTTACGCAGAATATGTACCCGTGCTGCAGATAGTGGGTGCGCCGTGCAGCGGCGCTCAGCGGCGTGGGGAGCTGATGCATCACACCCTGGGCGACGGCGATTTTCTGCATTTTTATCGCATGCATCAAGCGGTAACGGCGGCCAGCGCGGTGCTTGATGCCCAAAACGCCTGCTATGAAATTGACCGTGTGCTACGGGTCATGTTAACCGAACGTCGGCCTGGGTATCTGATGTTGCCTGCCGATGTCGCCAAACAGCCCGCCACGCCCCCACAGGACAGACTGATTATTCCTCTGAGTGAATCGGAAAGTAGCGTCGTTGCGGCGTTTCGTTATCAGGCCCGTGAGCGCTTGTTGGACAGCTCGCGCGTGGCGTTGCTGGCGGATTTTCTTGCGCAGCGCTTTGGTTTGCAACCTGTTTTGCAGCGCTGGATGGCAGAAACGCCGATGGCTCATGCCACATTGTTAATGGGTAAAGGGCTTTTTGATGAACGTCATCCTGCGTTTGTTGGCACCTACAGCGCGGGGGCCAGCAGTGAATATGTGCGCCGGGCGATAGAAGATGCCGACACCGTTATTTGCGTGGGTACCTGTTTTGTCGACACGCTAACCGCCGGTTTTACGCAATGCTTGCCGCAGGAGCGCACGATTGAGGTTCAACCGCATGCTTCACGTGTGGGAAGCCAGTGGTTTAACATCCCGATGGAGCAGGCGGTTACCACGCTACGGGAGCTGTGCCTGGAGCTGTCGTTTTCTCTGCCGCCAGAACGCCCGCCTGTCGGGCGACGTCAGGTTGAAAAGGGGCCGCTGACACAGGAAAATTTCTGGTACACGGTGCAGCAATACCTGGCAGCTGACGACATCATCCTCGTCGATCAGGGGACCGCGGCATTTGGTGCCGCTACGCTTTCGTTACCTTCCGGGGCGGAAGTACTGGTACAGCCGCTGTGGGGATCGATTGGTTATTCCTTACCCGCCGCACTGGGAGCGCAAACGGCATACCCGGATCGGCGGGTGATCCTGATTATTGGCGATGGCGCTGCCCAGCTTACCATTCAGGAATTGGGTACGATGCTCAGAGACGGACAAACGCCGGTTATTTTGCTGCTCAATAATGACGGCTATACCGTGGAGCGGGCTATTCACGGGGCAAACCAGCGTTATAACGACATTGCCGGATGGAACTGGACGCAGGTGCCACTGGCGCTGAGCCGCGAGTGTCAGGCGGAGTGCTGGCGCGTGACGCAGGCTGTACAGCTGGAGGAAGTTCTGGCCCGGCTGGCGCGCCCGCAGCGGCTTTCGTTAATTGAAGTGATGTTGCCGAAAGCCGATCTGCCTGAGCTTCTGCGCACGGTGACCCGTGCGCTGGAAGCCCGTAACGGGGGATAG
- a CDS encoding ion channel protein, whose translation MLHPRARTMLLLSTPALIIGVASSLVLIIVMKVAAVLQQFLWERLPASIGIAHDSSLWIIGMLTLTGILVGLVIRYSHGHAGPDPACEPLIGMPVPTSALPGLLAALILGLAGGVSLGPEHPIMTVNIALAAAIGVRLFPRINKLDWTILASAGTIGALFGTPVAAALIFSQTLNGSNDVPLWDRLFAPLLAAAAGALTTDLFFHPHFSLPIAQYTQLQLTDIFSGAVVAAIAIAAGMVAVWCLPRLHQLIHRLKHPVLILGVGGFLLGILGIIGGPLTLFKGLDEMQQMAFSQTLGASDYFMLAVIKLAALVVAAASGFRGGRIFPAVFVGVALGLMLHAHVEAVPAAITVSCAILGLVLVVTRDAWLSLFMAAVVVPDATLLPLLCIVMLPAWLLLAGKPMMIANRPDQ comes from the coding sequence ATGCTCCATCCGCGAGCCAGAACGATGCTGTTGTTATCCACTCCCGCACTGATCATTGGCGTTGCCTCAAGCCTGGTGCTGATCATCGTCATGAAAGTGGCCGCCGTTTTACAGCAATTTTTATGGGAGCGCCTGCCCGCCAGCATCGGCATTGCTCATGACTCTTCGCTGTGGATAATCGGTATGCTCACGTTGACCGGGATACTGGTCGGACTCGTCATCCGCTACAGCCACGGGCATGCGGGACCGGACCCAGCCTGTGAACCGCTAATCGGAATGCCGGTCCCCACGTCAGCACTGCCGGGCCTGCTGGCTGCGCTGATCCTCGGCCTGGCCGGCGGCGTCAGTTTGGGGCCTGAACACCCAATAATGACCGTGAATATCGCGCTGGCGGCGGCGATTGGCGTGCGTCTGTTCCCTCGAATTAATAAGCTGGACTGGACCATTCTCGCCTCTGCGGGCACCATCGGAGCGCTATTTGGTACGCCTGTCGCCGCGGCACTGATATTTTCACAAACGCTGAATGGCTCCAACGATGTGCCGTTATGGGATCGCCTGTTTGCGCCACTGCTGGCTGCTGCTGCCGGTGCACTGACGACTGACCTGTTCTTTCATCCGCATTTTTCATTGCCCATCGCCCAATATACTCAGCTACAGCTGACCGATATTTTTAGCGGCGCGGTGGTTGCCGCCATTGCCATTGCGGCAGGCATGGTGGCGGTGTGGTGTTTACCCCGTTTACATCAGTTGATTCATCGCCTGAAACACCCGGTACTGATTCTCGGCGTTGGCGGCTTTCTGCTTGGGATTCTGGGCATTATTGGGGGACCACTTACCCTGTTTAAAGGGCTGGATGAGATGCAGCAAATGGCGTTTAGCCAAACGCTGGGGGCATCAGACTATTTCATGCTCGCGGTGATCAAACTGGCGGCGTTAGTGGTTGCTGCCGCCAGTGGTTTTCGTGGAGGACGTATTTTTCCGGCGGTATTCGTTGGCGTGGCACTGGGATTGATGCTGCATGCCCATGTCGAAGCGGTTCCGGCAGCAATCACCGTCTCCTGCGCCATTCTGGGGCTGGTGCTGGTTGTCACCCGCGACGCCTGGCTAAGCCTGTTTATGGCGGCAGTGGTGGTCCCCGATGCCACCCTGCTGCCGCTGCTGTGCATCGTCATGCTCCCCGCCTGGCTGCTGTTGGCAGGTAAACCGATGATGATCGCCAACCGCCCCGATCAATAA
- the glk gene encoding glucokinase has product MTKYALVGDVGGTNARLALCDIASGEISQAKTYSGLDYPSLEAVVRVYLDEHSVSVEDGCIAIACPITGDWVAMTNHTWAFSIAEMKKNLGFSHLEIINDFTAVSMAIPMLKKEHLIQFGGTEPVEGKPIAVYGAGTGLGVAHLVHVDKRWVSLPGEGGHVDFAPNSEEEAIILEVLRAEIGHVSAERVLSGPGLVNLYRAIVKSDGRLPENLQPKDITERALADSCTDCRRALSLFCVIMGRFGGDLALTLGTFGGVYIAGGIVPRFLEFFKASGFRGGFEDKGRFKAYVQDIPVYLIVHDNPGLLGSGAHLRQTLGHIL; this is encoded by the coding sequence ATGACAAAATATGCTTTAGTAGGTGATGTTGGCGGCACCAACGCGCGTCTTGCTCTGTGCGACATTGCCAGCGGTGAAATTTCGCAGGCTAAGACCTATTCAGGACTGGATTACCCCAGCCTTGAGGCCGTGGTTCGCGTGTACCTGGATGAGCATAGCGTCAGCGTCGAAGACGGGTGTATTGCGATTGCCTGTCCGATTACCGGCGACTGGGTGGCAATGACCAACCATACCTGGGCGTTTTCTATTGCTGAAATGAAAAAGAATCTCGGTTTTAGCCATCTGGAAATCATCAATGATTTCACCGCCGTGTCGATGGCGATCCCGATGCTGAAAAAAGAGCATTTGATCCAATTTGGTGGCACGGAGCCGGTAGAAGGTAAACCGATTGCCGTGTACGGTGCGGGAACCGGTTTAGGCGTAGCGCATCTGGTGCACGTCGATAAGCGCTGGGTGAGCCTGCCGGGAGAGGGCGGTCACGTAGATTTCGCACCTAACAGCGAAGAAGAGGCGATTATTCTTGAAGTCCTGCGCGCTGAGATTGGCCATGTTTCTGCAGAACGCGTGCTGTCCGGTCCGGGGCTGGTGAACCTGTACCGCGCTATCGTCAAATCCGACGGACGTCTGCCGGAAAACCTGCAGCCGAAGGATATTACCGAACGTGCGCTGGCAGACTCGTGCACTGACTGTCGTCGGGCGCTGTCGCTGTTTTGCGTGATCATGGGACGCTTTGGTGGCGATCTGGCGTTAACGCTGGGGACCTTTGGCGGTGTTTATATTGCCGGCGGGATTGTGCCGCGCTTCCTTGAATTCTTTAAAGCATCGGGTTTCCGCGGTGGCTTTGAAGATAAAGGTCGTTTTAAAGCCTACGTACAGGATATTCCGGTGTATTTGATTGTGCATGATAACCCTGGTCTGCTGGGTTCCGGTGCGCACCTGCGCCAGACTCTGGGGCATATTCTGTAA
- the ypdB gene encoding two-component system response regulator YpdB, translated as MKVIIVEDEFLAQQELSWLIKEHSQMDIVGTFDDGLDVLKFLQHNRVDAIFLDINIPSLDGVLLAQNISQFAHKPFIVFITAWKEHAVEAFELEAFDYILKPYQESRIVGMLQKLEAAWQQQQTGTPHITPVTRENDTINLIKDERIIVTPINDIYYAEAHEKMTFVYTRRESYVMPMNISEFCSKLPASHFFRCHRSFCVNLNKIREIEPWFNNTYILRLKDLEFEIPVSRSKVKEFRQLMHL; from the coding sequence GTGAAAGTCATCATTGTTGAAGATGAATTCCTGGCCCAACAGGAACTGAGCTGGCTGATAAAAGAACACAGCCAGATGGATATTGTCGGCACGTTTGACGACGGTCTGGACGTGCTGAAATTTCTGCAGCACAACCGCGTCGACGCCATTTTTCTCGATATTAATATTCCCTCGCTGGACGGCGTATTGCTGGCGCAAAACATCAGCCAGTTCGCGCATAAACCCTTTATTGTGTTTATTACTGCATGGAAAGAACACGCTGTTGAGGCGTTTGAACTCGAAGCGTTTGACTACATTCTGAAGCCGTACCAGGAGTCACGGATTGTCGGAATGCTGCAAAAGCTGGAAGCAGCCTGGCAGCAACAACAAACGGGAACCCCACACATAACCCCCGTCACGCGTGAGAATGACACCATCAATCTGATCAAAGATGAGCGAATCATCGTGACTCCGATCAACGATATCTACTACGCTGAAGCACATGAAAAGATGACGTTTGTCTACACACGACGGGAATCGTACGTCATGCCAATGAACATCAGCGAATTTTGCAGCAAACTACCAGCTTCACATTTCTTCCGCTGTCACCGTTCGTTCTGCGTGAATCTGAATAAAATCCGTGAAATCGAGCCGTGGTTCAATAACACCTACATTCTGCGGTTAAAAGACCTGGAATTTGAAATCCCGGTTAGTCGAAGTAAAGTGAAAGAGTTTAGGCAGTTAATGCATTTATAA
- a CDS encoding sensor histidine kinase produces MHEIFNMLLAVFDRAALMLFCLFFLIRIRLFRELLHKSAHSPKELLAVTAIFSMFALFSTWSGVPVEGSLVNVRIIAVMSGGILFGPWVGIITGIIAGIHRYLIDIGGVTALPCFITSILAGCIAGWINRKIPKAQHWRAGILGGMLCETLTMILVVAWAPTTELGLDIVSKIGIPMILGSVCIGFIVMLVQSVEGEKEASAAKQAKLALDIANKTLPLFRHVNSESLRQVCEIIRHDIHADAVAITNTQHVLAYVGVGELNYRNNDDFVSPTTQEAINHGKIIIKNNDEAHRTPEIHSMLVIPLWEKGVVTGTLKIYYCHAHQITSSLQEMAIGLSQIISTQLEVSRAEQLREMANKAELRALQSKINPHFLFNALNAISSSVRLNPDTARQLIFNLSRYLRYNIELKDDEQIDIKKELYQIKDYIAIEQARFGDKLTVIYDIDEEVSCYIPSLLIQPLVENAIVHGIQSCKGKGVVTISVAECGNRVRIAVRDTGHGIDPKVIERVESNEMPGNKIGLLNVHHRVKLLYGEGLHIRRLEPGTEIAFYVPNQHSPAAAPATLLL; encoded by the coding sequence GTGCACGAAATATTCAATATGCTGCTGGCGGTCTTTGATCGGGCAGCGCTGATGCTGTTCTGCCTGTTTTTTCTGATTCGTATCCGCTTGTTTCGAGAACTGTTGCACAAGTCAGCCCACTCCCCGAAGGAACTGCTCGCCGTAACGGCCATTTTCTCTATGTTTGCCCTGTTCAGTACCTGGTCCGGAGTACCGGTCGAAGGTTCTCTGGTAAACGTGCGTATTATTGCGGTGATGTCGGGGGGGATCCTGTTCGGCCCGTGGGTTGGCATCATTACCGGCATCATCGCAGGTATCCACCGCTATCTGATCGACATTGGCGGCGTCACCGCCCTGCCGTGCTTTATCACCAGTATTTTGGCGGGCTGTATTGCCGGCTGGATCAACCGTAAAATCCCCAAAGCACAGCACTGGCGTGCCGGTATTTTAGGTGGGATGCTGTGCGAAACGTTGACCATGATTCTGGTGGTCGCCTGGGCCCCCACCACCGAACTGGGACTGGATATTGTCTCAAAAATCGGTATCCCGATGATTCTCGGCAGCGTCTGTATTGGCTTTATTGTGATGCTGGTACAAAGCGTCGAAGGAGAGAAAGAGGCCAGCGCCGCCAAGCAGGCCAAACTGGCACTGGATATTGCCAACAAAACCCTGCCGCTCTTTCGCCATGTCAACAGCGAGTCGTTACGTCAGGTATGCGAAATTATTCGCCATGACATTCACGCAGATGCGGTTGCCATCACCAATACCCAGCACGTTCTGGCCTATGTTGGCGTCGGGGAACTCAACTATCGCAATAACGATGACTTCGTCAGCCCCACTACGCAGGAAGCCATCAATCACGGCAAAATAATAATAAAAAACAATGATGAAGCGCATCGAACGCCGGAAATACACTCCATGCTGGTGATCCCGCTCTGGGAGAAAGGCGTCGTGACCGGCACGCTGAAAATCTACTACTGTCACGCCCATCAGATCACCTCCTCGTTACAGGAAATGGCGATCGGTTTGTCGCAGATTATCTCTACACAGCTTGAGGTTTCCCGTGCAGAGCAACTGCGGGAGATGGCAAATAAGGCAGAGCTACGTGCGCTGCAAAGTAAAATCAATCCCCATTTTCTGTTTAATGCGCTAAACGCTATTTCGTCATCGGTCAGGCTTAACCCAGATACCGCCCGCCAGCTGATTTTTAATTTGTCGCGTTATCTTCGCTATAATATTGAATTGAAAGACGATGAGCAGATCGATATTAAGAAAGAGCTGTATCAAATTAAGGACTACATCGCCATTGAACAGGCTCGCTTTGGCGATAAGCTAACGGTTATTTATGATATTGATGAAGAGGTGAGCTGCTATATTCCCAGCCTGCTGATTCAGCCGCTGGTAGAAAACGCCATCGTTCACGGTATCCAGTCGTGCAAAGGAAAAGGCGTGGTCACTATCAGCGTCGCAGAGTGCGGTAACCGGGTACGCATCGCCGTCAGGGATACCGGTCACGGTATCGATCCAAAAGTCATTGAGCGGGTCGAGTCCAACGAAATGCCGGGCAATAAAATCGGCCTGTTGAACGTGCATCATCGTGTGAAGCTACTCTACGGCGAAGGGCTGCATATCCGCCGCCTGGAACCTGGCACCGAGATTGCGTTTTATGTGCCCAATCAGCACTCCCCCGCTGCCGCACCGGCGACCTTATTGCTTTAA
- the alaC gene encoding alanine transaminase: MADSRPERRFTRIDRLPPYVFNITAELKMAARRRGEDIIDFSMGNPDGATPPHIVEKLCTVAQRPDTHGYSTSRGIPRLRRAISRWYQDRYDVEIDPESEAIVTIGSKEGLAHLMLATLDHGDTVLVPNPSYPIHIYGAVIAGAQVRSVPLVEGVDFFNELERAIRESYPKPKMMILGFPSNPTAQCVELEFFEKVVALAKRYDVLVVHDLAYADIVYDGWKAPSIMQVPGARDVAVEFFTLSKSYNMAGWRIGFMVGNKTLVNALARIKSYHDYGTFTPLQVAAIAALEGDQQCVRDIAEQYKRRRDVLVKGLHEAGWMVEMPKASMYVWAKIPEQYAAMGSLEFAKKMLNDAKVCVSPGVGFGDYGDTHVRFALIENRDRIRQAIRGIKAMFRADGLLPSSTKSAL, translated from the coding sequence ATGGCTGACTCCCGCCCTGAACGTCGCTTTACGCGTATTGATCGTCTTCCCCCTTATGTTTTTAACATCACTGCTGAACTGAAGATGGCTGCGCGTCGGCGCGGCGAAGATATTATCGATTTCAGCATGGGGAACCCGGATGGGGCTACGCCTCCTCACATTGTCGAAAAACTGTGTACCGTGGCCCAGCGCCCGGATACCCACGGTTATTCAACCTCTCGCGGTATTCCGCGTCTGCGTCGGGCGATTTCCCGCTGGTATCAGGACCGCTATGATGTCGAGATCGACCCTGAATCCGAAGCCATTGTGACCATCGGATCTAAAGAGGGGCTGGCGCATCTGATGCTGGCTACGCTCGATCACGGTGACACGGTCCTCGTGCCTAACCCAAGTTATCCTATTCATATTTACGGTGCCGTAATTGCCGGGGCTCAGGTGCGTTCTGTACCGCTGGTGGAAGGGGTCGACTTCTTTAATGAGCTGGAGCGGGCGATCCGTGAAAGCTACCCGAAACCAAAGATGATGATCTTAGGTTTCCCATCCAATCCTACCGCGCAGTGCGTTGAGCTCGAATTCTTTGAGAAAGTGGTTGCGCTGGCTAAACGCTACGACGTGCTGGTGGTTCACGACCTCGCCTATGCCGATATCGTCTACGATGGCTGGAAAGCGCCGTCGATCATGCAGGTGCCTGGCGCCCGCGATGTGGCGGTTGAATTCTTTACGCTGTCGAAAAGCTATAACATGGCGGGATGGCGTATTGGTTTTATGGTGGGTAACAAAACGCTGGTTAATGCGCTGGCGCGGATTAAGAGCTACCACGATTACGGAACCTTTACACCGTTGCAGGTTGCGGCCATTGCCGCACTGGAAGGCGATCAGCAGTGCGTACGGGATATCGCAGAGCAGTATAAGCGTCGACGCGATGTGCTGGTCAAAGGGCTGCATGAAGCGGGCTGGATGGTAGAGATGCCGAAGGCATCGATGTATGTCTGGGCAAAAATTCCTGAGCAGTATGCTGCAATGGGCTCGCTTGAGTTTGCTAAAAAAATGTTGAATGACGCGAAGGTCTGCGTGTCACCGGGGGTGGGTTTTGGTGATTATGGCGATACCCACGTGCGCTTTGCGTTAATTGAGAACCGTGACCGTATTCGCCAGGCGATCCGAGGCATTAAAGCCATGTTCCGTGCAGATGGTTTACTGCCCTCCAGCACGAAATCAGCGCTCTGA
- the ypdK gene encoding membrane protein YpdK, with protein sequence MKYFFMGISFMVIVWAGTFALMI encoded by the coding sequence GTGAAATATTTCTTTATGGGCATTTCATTTATGGTCATCGTTTGGGCCGGTACATTTGCCCTGATGATCTAG
- a CDS encoding lysozyme inhibitor LprI family protein, which yields MKRLKMTRLMMLALVLTPLTSMAASPQALNFSCASIGGVNSDGKGNVWIDGEKATVKTFNENYWEAKSGKNTVSISRNDDGSPAVSWTGPNRKHGICQPDDEKSYAPAKKSVNAGPSFSCAAVDKGSMEDIICQSPSLSAMDLKLNGIYKQALVKSNNDSTLKAEQRGWIKGRNECWKEQDKPACLSREYSQRMTELQSKWGIK from the coding sequence ATGAAAAGGTTAAAAATGACCAGATTAATGATGTTAGCACTCGTTCTTACCCCACTGACGTCGATGGCGGCATCTCCGCAAGCGTTGAATTTCAGCTGTGCAAGTATTGGTGGTGTGAATAGTGATGGTAAAGGTAATGTCTGGATTGATGGAGAGAAAGCCACCGTTAAGACATTCAACGAAAATTACTGGGAAGCGAAAAGCGGTAAAAATACCGTTTCTATTTCCCGTAATGATGACGGTAGCCCGGCCGTTTCCTGGACTGGCCCTAATCGTAAGCACGGTATTTGCCAGCCTGACGATGAGAAGAGCTATGCACCAGCGAAAAAATCGGTGAATGCTGGCCCGTCTTTCTCCTGTGCCGCTGTCGACAAGGGAAGTATGGAGGACATTATTTGTCAGAGCCCATCACTTTCCGCAATGGACTTGAAACTGAATGGCATCTACAAGCAGGCGTTGGTGAAATCAAACAATGATTCGACGCTGAAAGCCGAGCAGCGCGGTTGGATCAAAGGCCGCAACGAGTGCTGGAAAGAGCAGGATAAGCCTGCCTGTCTTTCCCGCGAATACAGTCAACGGATGACTGAACTACAGAGCAAATGGGGCATTAAGTAA
- the lpxP gene encoding kdo(2)-lipid IV(A) palmitoleoyltransferase, whose protein sequence is MFPQCKFSRAFLHPRYWLTWFGVGVLWLLVQLPYPVLCFLGTRTGTLARPFLKRRESIARKNLELCFPNLPQAERDRLVEENFRSLGMALLETGMAWFWPDRRVRKWFDVEGLDNLKRAQSQNRGVMVVGVHFMSLELGGRVMGLCQPMMATYRPHNNKLMEWIQTRGRMRSNKAMIGRNNLRGIVSALKKGEAVWFAPDQDYGRKGSSFAPFFAVKDVATTNGTYVLSRLSGAAMLTVTMVRKTDNSGYRLFITPEMEGYPTDEGLAAAYMNKIIEKEIMRAPEQYLWIHRRFKTRPMGEASLYT, encoded by the coding sequence ATGTTCCCCCAATGTAAATTTTCACGCGCGTTTTTGCATCCGCGCTACTGGCTCACATGGTTTGGTGTCGGTGTGCTCTGGCTCTTGGTGCAACTCCCCTACCCCGTATTGTGCTTTTTGGGTACGCGTACCGGAACGCTTGCTCGCCCGTTTTTAAAACGTCGTGAATCTATTGCCCGTAAAAACCTCGAACTGTGCTTCCCGAATCTGCCACAGGCAGAACGAGACAGGCTGGTCGAAGAAAACTTTCGTTCTCTTGGCATGGCACTGCTTGAAACCGGCATGGCTTGGTTCTGGCCTGACCGTCGCGTGCGTAAATGGTTTGACGTCGAAGGTCTCGACAACCTGAAGCGTGCACAGTCGCAAAACCGCGGCGTGATGGTAGTAGGCGTACACTTTATGTCTCTGGAGTTGGGAGGCCGCGTGATGGGGCTTTGCCAACCCATGATGGCAACCTACCGCCCGCATAACAATAAGTTAATGGAGTGGATCCAGACCCGTGGTCGGATGCGCTCAAACAAAGCCATGATCGGCAGAAATAACCTGCGTGGCATTGTCAGCGCCCTGAAAAAAGGGGAAGCCGTATGGTTTGCTCCCGATCAGGACTACGGTCGCAAAGGCAGTTCGTTTGCACCCTTTTTCGCCGTCAAGGACGTCGCGACAACTAATGGTACCTACGTACTGTCACGTTTATCAGGTGCTGCGATGTTGACCGTCACCATGGTGAGAAAAACGGACAATTCTGGCTACCGTCTGTTTATCACGCCGGAGATGGAAGGTTACCCTACTGATGAGGGCCTGGCTGCGGCTTATATGAACAAAATAATTGAAAAAGAGATTATGCGTGCACCCGAGCAGTATCTCTGGATCCATCGTCGTTTCAAAACCCGCCCGATGGGTGAAGCCTCGTTATATACGTAA
- a CDS encoding YfdY family protein — protein MLYFWTFLILSILCVSCYIWQVLGALASISSLIGMAILAALIYFTTLWLTHGDEMVTGIFLFLAPTCGLIIRFMVGDGKH, from the coding sequence ATGCTCTATTTCTGGACCTTTCTCATATTGAGCATTCTGTGCGTTAGTTGCTATATCTGGCAGGTTTTGGGCGCGTTGGCATCAATCAGTTCTTTAATCGGCATGGCTATCCTGGCGGCATTAATTTACTTCACTACTCTGTGGCTGACTCATGGTGATGAAATGGTTACGGGAATATTTCTTTTTCTGGCTCCGACCTGTGGGCTGATCATCCGTTTTATGGTCGGTGACGGGAAGCATTAA